In Nostoc edaphicum CCNP1411, the sequence GAGATTTTCTTTCAGTATTAATTACAATCACTTTTATTTATTAATTTGAAAACTAAAAGCATTTGCTTCTATCGTAAAGATTTTCTAAGATATTGATATGCAAAGTTAATTAGCCAAAAAAAGTTGGATTTCGGTTTATAGGCTAAAGCAAAAAATATCTAGATATTTGAGTAAGCGATGCCTATGGCGAGCTACGCTAACGCACCTTCTAGAAATGTTTACGAACTAAGGATTTTATCTAGCATATATTTGCCTCTTTTAAGTTCTTTCTAAACCTTCTCCGAATTCCCAACTGCTCCAGTTTGGGTGAATTTGACTCACCCATTTGCACCTTGTTCTAATTGAGGATAACTCTATGAAACTCACAAGCTTGATAAATTCTGCACATATTGTTTCTTGGTTTAATTCTATACCTAAAATCACTAGCTTTCATACAGCCAAAAATGATAATAGCCTGTCAGTAAACACAAGTGTAAACTCTGACACTTTACCTAAAGATTCTACAAATGTCAATTATCTCAAACCCTTTGATAGTGCTTTTATCGCCTATTACATGATGGGTCTTGGTAATTTTGAATAATCTAAATTACCTCTGTAATTTTGAGTTTTTACTTACATCATTTACAGCTTTTTCGCTAATTAATCTAGTTCTACTTAGGATAAAATCATGAAATTTACAACCTTATTCAATTCTGCACTTATCATTGCCTCTATTGCTTTTATACCTGGAATCGCTGGCGCTCAAACAACTAATACTAACAATAGTGGCGGACAAATAAATACAGCTGTTAACTCTAATGCTTTACGCAAAAATTCTACAGAGGCCAGTTATCTGCAACCCTTCAATACTGCCTTTCTAGCTTATCAAGGTTATTTAAAAGAGCAGGGTATTCCCAGTGGAGGCGCTTTGATATCTGCATACCAAATAGGAAGCCTGACTGCGAAAGATGTGGTTCAGGCTGCTATCAGGGCTAACAAGTTACCAGCGCAAGTTTTAAATGATTCAAGTTACCTCAACGCAGTTGAATCGCAGTTGACATCATTGACCAACACTAATGATTTATCCGAATAAATAGTAAGTTTCCCAAGCTCAATGCAGCCCGAATTTCCAACCCCTCGCGTCTTGCCGCCTCAATCATCCGCACTAGGTAATTGCGAGAACATAGCGCCCAAGGACTGCCATTAAATACCATATTTCCCATTACACGAGCGTGATTAGGAAATATGGTAAAGGAGTGAAGCTAAACCAATGTGGTGTAGTAATAGGTTTCAAACCAGAAGTTATTGAGGAAGTAGCCAAATCTGATTCTTCTTGGTTGACAAGTGGACAATGGGGGTGTAATTCATTATAAAAAATCGAGATAATTTGTAAGACAAGTATACGTATCTTCACTAATTAAAGCGTCGTCTACCCTACCCGTATCACCACAACCAGCTTAGGATAGACTAGAAGCAATTTTTGGGGAAAATGGTAGAAAAAATCACAGCTGTGTTTAATGGCAAAGTGTTCTATCCGGCTGAACCGATCGCACTGCCAATCAATACCCGCGTGCGAATCAGTATTGAAATTTTACCGCCAAGTGAACATGAAACGGTATCATTTCTGCAAACAGCGCGATCGCTAAACCTCGAAGGGCCACCTGACTGGTCTGCCAATATAGATAAATATTTATACAGTAAGTAAATTATTAAGTAAACTTTTCATGCATTCTGAAGTCTTTCTTGATACATCATTTGCCATTGCCTTATCTGCACCGAGCGATCGCTTGCATGACAGAGCTTTACATCTGGCTAAAATGTTACAAGCAGCAGAAACTCGTTTGGTAACAACCCAAGCTGTGATGTTGGAAATTGGCAATGCCTTATCCCAACAACCTTATCGTCAAGCAGCAATCATATTGTTAAATTCTCTAGTAGCAGACTCCAAAGTAGAAATTGTTCCCCTCTCCCAGGAACTCTACGAACGTGCTTTCGAGCTATATCGCGAACGAACAGAGAAAGAATGGGGATTTATCGATTGCGTATCTTTTATTGTGATGGAATATAGCGGAATCACTGAAGCACTGACTGCTGATGAGCATTTTCAACAAGCAGGTTTTCGAGCATTACTGCGAGAAAATTTGCCTTAAAAATTGGGATGGGGCATTAGTTATTCACAAATGACTAATGACAATTAAATATTTCGTTACAATCGGTGTGTGCATTAGGCATTCAAGAGTTATCAGCCATGAAATTGATTTCCGATCCACCGATTCCTGTCAAAATTCAAAAGATGAAGGAACGGGTGCGGTGGATGCATCCAAGTTTTGTGCAACGGGGAATTGATCAAACCAGTCTAGTTATTGACGATCGCAGGCAGGATAATCCAGAATTTTCCTTTATAGTTATCGGTGATTCTGGCACTAAATCCCATTCTCGACACCACCCCCAACGACAAGTTGCCGAACTGATGCTTCCTCACCGCGATGATTGCAGTTTTGTGTTGCACACAGGCGATGTAATCTATGTGGTGGGTTCCCAAGAGTATTATTCAACAAATTTTATTGAGCCTTACCGGGAATTTCTTGTTGGTGGTGACAACCCGAAAAGCATTCCTTATGACCGCATGGTGTTTAATCTGCCGTTCTTGCCAGTACTCGGTAATCATGATTACTACGATGTGCCGTTGATGTACCGTTTATTGACTGGCACAACATCATCAATACGTCGCCTGTTCCGCTACAAAGATATCGAGATTGGCTGGCATGGATCGTATCAAGGTAATGCCTATGCACGGGCATTTATGGACTACACCCAGGCGATGTCCCCACAAGAGTTAGAACGTCATTTAGATCGCCACTACACTGCTAAGACTGATACAGGACGCTGTTTGCGTTATCAACCTGGACAGTTTACCCGCTTACCTAATCGTTATTACACCTTTCGTTACGGCGGGATTGATTTTTTTGCACTGGATTCTAACACCTTTAATACACCGTCACCTTTGCCTGCGACTCAAGAAGGGGAAATTTACCGCCGAGAATTGCAAAAGCGCCGCGATGAGATCGATCAAGAAGAATTGCAGATTTTGAAAATATGCGATCGCCTCAACCCAGATAAACCAAGCGAAGCAGAACAACTTGATGACCTTAGCGCCAAATTAGACCAAATCAACGAGATCAAAATCGACATTGAAAAACAACTAGCATCTCATAAAATGCCTGCCATCGACTTTGAACAACTTGAATGGTTGCGAAGCAGACTAATCGAATCTTGGAATACCTCCGAAGTGCGCGGACGTGTAATATTTTTCCACCATCCACCATACGTCACCGAGGCTACAAAGTGGAATCAGGCACAAACCTTGGCGGTTCGCCATCGCTTGCGCTGGGTGTTTGAACAAGTAGCACAAACTCTTGGTTCTCTAATTAAAGAACGTCCCATAGTCGATTTGATTTTAAACGGTCACGCTCACTGTTTGGAGCATCTTTGCACAACTGATACCGGATTTGCTGACTCTCACATTAACTGCATTATCTCTGGTGGTAGTGGTCATCGTCCCCGCTATCAACGCCGAGGAGGGACTGAATTGATGGAGACTTTTGCTGAGATTGCAGGTAAACCCACTCGGAAAGTTGCAGATTCAATGCTTTTTGTGGGTCGTCATGACTACAATTTCCAGAACCGATTGCCTTATTCATGCGTGCGGATTGATGTTCTAGATGGTCGTCCGCCCAAGTTTATCATCAGACCGCTGATTACTGAACGGGTTGAAGAGAAGTGGCATAATAGCGAACTTGAACCTTTTGTGATTTAAACGGGATGCGCGATGAATCATAGACGCGATGAATCGCGTCTCTACAAATTACCCATGTCACTTAAAAATCAAATCTAAGCGTTGCTGAGTTACTTTGAGTGAGTCTGCTGGCGAACTTTTACCCAACAATACAGATTCAATTGCTCGACCTACACTGTCAGAAATCCGATTGTAACCAGGAAATATCGGACGCGATCGCCCATATTTAGCTTGATCTAAAAATACCTTTACCTGTGGTATTTCATTTACAAAATCCTGATATTTTGAACTTTGACGAGACTTCAAATTCACTGGTAAATAGCCAGTTTCCAATGCTAATTCTGTCTGAAATTCTTCACTCAAAGCATATTCGACAAACTTAAAGGCTGCTCTTTCGCGTTCTGGCGTGGTTTTGAAAAAGAAAAGATTCTCACCGCCAATAACAGTAGCAGGTTTTTCTCCAACCGGAATTGGAAAAACATCAAAATCGACACCAGTTTCTTGAAATTGCCCCAGAGTCCAAGGGCCATTTAATTGCATTGCGACTCTACCAGTCAGCAAGTCATCCGTCTCATAACCCCGTTCTGGACCAGATAAAATAGCGGAACCGTCCGTAATTAAATTACGCCAGAATTGCAAAGCTGCGATCGCTCCTTGATTCTCTTGCAAATCTACTGCTGCCGCATTCTGTGAATCACCACTCACCAACTCACCGCCACCACTCCACATAAATGGTAGCCAGGTGAACACTGTAAATTCTCCCTTTCCCAATGGCAGAAACATTCCATATTGATCAGTTCGTCCATCACCATTGGTATCACGAGTTAATTTCCTCGCAACTTGTCCAAACTCCTGCCAAGTGCGGGGTAATTCAGTAATCCCCGCTGCCTTAAACAAACTCGGACGGTAAAAAATACCAACATTATTCGTAGCAAAGGGCACAGACCAAATATTACCGTTGTATTTCATCGATTCATACAAAGCAGGGTCAATTTCGGCTTTAATTGAAGATTTTTCGAGCATTTCATCCAAAGGTAAAATTGCGTCGAGTTCCACCAATTGACCTGCGATCGTCGGGTTATACCACAACAAATCTGGGGGTGCATTTCCTACCACCGCCGCTAAAATCTTGGGCGTTTGCTGATCCTGTTGCCCAACATAAAGTGACTCAACTTGAATATCTGGATGGGATTGATTGAATTTGTCTACCAGCTTTTGCAGTACATCCCGATTTGGCGGCGGATTTACACCTTGCCACAGGGTTAAATGAATTATTTTATCTTCCTTAACACCAGGTAGAATACTTTGACATCCAACTAAAGCTACTATGCCCACTAATAATACAAGGAGTAAGCTCCTAAAATAGTGTGACACTTTCTTACTTTTTCGCTTGGCATGGCGAGGAGGGTAAAAAAAATCGTGCATGATATTAATTAAATTGGGTATTGGGCAAAACAGTTTTGAGTACTGAGTAAAGAAGTGAGACTACTCACTCAGCACTACTACTTCCCGACTCCCTTTTAGCAAATGCACCTTTGCATCGGGGCAAAAGCTAGGTATATCCTAAACTTGAATAGAGTTTTGATAATTTCAGATTATGGCAGGACACAGTAAATGGGCAAATATTAAGCGCCAGAAGGCCGTAGTAGATGCAAAAAAGGGAAAAACCTTCACTCAGTTATCCAGAGCGATTATCGTTGCTGCTAGAAGCGGTGTACCAGATCCGGCGCTGAATTTTCAACTCCGGACGGCAATTGACAAGGCAAAAGCAGCGAGTATCCCTAATGATAATATTGAACGAGCGATCGCTAAAGGTGCGGGCAATTTTGGCGGCGATAGTGCTACCTTTGAAGCAATTCGCTATGAAGGTTATGGCCCTGGTGGTGTGGCGATTTTAATCGAAGCTCTCACAGATAATCGTAATCGTACTGCTGCTGACTTGCGTGTAGCCTTTAGTAAAAATGGTGGCAATCTTGGTGAAACAGGTTGTGTTAGCTGGATGTTTGACCAAAAAGGCGTTTGTCTAGTGCAGGGTGTAGTTGACGAAGAACAGCTTTTAGAAGCATCCCTCGAAGGTGGTGCCCAGTCTTATGAGATGAATGAAGATGAGATGGCTGAGGTATTTACTGACATTGCAAATTTAGAAACCCTTAGCCAGACACTCAAAAACCAAGGCATTAAGGTAATTGATGCCGAATTGCGCTGGATTCCTAGTAATAGTGTAGAAGTTACTGATCCCGATCAGGCGCGATCGCTTTTCAAGTTAATTGACACTCTAGAAGGCTTGGATGACGTGCAAAATGTCACAGCTAACTTTGAAATAACAGAAGAATTGATGGCTCTCAGCATTTTTTAATCAAAAATCATGTCGGCATCATACCCAAATTGTAGTTATTTGGATGATGTCAAAAATGTGACATCTAACTTTGAAATGTCAGCAAGTATTATGGTTGTGGGGATTTTTTAGCCAAGTATTCCCCGTAACCTCTATATTTTACTGATGTAAAAATAAAACTCATAAATAGTTACTATTAATCGCAAAAGTTTCTAGTAGCTCTGCAATAAAGTTTAGTATTAGCTTCTCTGAAATCAAAATGTATTATTAAATAAAACTAAAAAAAATGGTTCTACCATACCTCTTATGCAAAATGGTGTTCAAGTGTTATAAAAGGAACTTTTTGTAGACCTTTCACTTGGATTAATGAGCATAAAGAAAGTTAGTAGAACCCAAAAACCTTACTACAAACCGTCGTTAATTCCCAATATTTAACTGTTTACGCTTACGGGTGGAAATCATACCGAATGCACCCATTGCTAAAAGACCAAGTACAGAAGCAGGTTCAGGAACTGTTTGGAAACCTTCTGGTGGTTTCTCTGCAAAGTAAACTTCATCCAAAAAGTTCCCTATTGTGGGATTACCACCAGCAGCAGCTACTGAGTCAAACTGCCAGCGTGTTGTACCACCAGTGGCAACGGTTGTGCCCTGATACTCTACCCAAGCTGTGTTATCAGTGTTGTATATTTGACTGAAGAGGGTTGAATTAGTCGCAAGGTCGATAATAGACAAGCGCATCGTATCTACACCTTGACGACCTCGATGGAAAAACCGCCAAAACATAGTTGAACCAGATGTAGTCTCTACATCTTGATATAAGGTAGATATTTGATTAGCATTGAGTTCAGCATATTGATCTGTGCCTAATGCTCCACCGTGGAACAATCTAGGAGTTTGAATTTCAATTTTATTATCTGTAGCTGTAGTCTCCCACCCAGGAATGAGAGATTCGTCGATCGATGCCCATGACTGGTTACTAGGGACAAGAGTCTGCTCAAAACCACCATTAATTAAACCTGAAGCGTGAGCCTCTTGTCCATTTCCGACAATACCCAAAGATAGAGCTACAGATCCAATAGTTACAACAGCCAGTTTGCTAATACTTTTCATGTTTACCGGTGTATGAGTGTTTTGATACTTCTCAAATATAAGTTTCAGTACTCAATGTTTGGGTTAAGACACAGTAAAATAACAGTCAAAACATATAAAGTTAGTATTTTATTTAACATCGAAAATCTAATATTGTCTGCGTATTATTACTGAGTGTACTTTTGGATGCTTGCTGGCAAGGTGACTCAGATATTTATATATCCGGCTTGAAGGAGGTAGGAGGAGCTTTTTCAAAATTATTTAGAGTCAAATTTTTCCATAGAAAAGGCTCAAGCATTTCTGCCTGAGCCTTTTCTAGATTCAATTAAGTTACTTTCGTCTATTGACCTTAGTAGCGGTTACGGTTGTAGCCGCCGCCACCACCGCCACGGTTACCACCACCGAAGGAACCACCACCACTTCTGTCTTCTCTGGGCTTGGCTTTATTTACTTTGAGGTCACGACCAAGCCATTCAGCACCATCAAGAGCTTCAATAGCTTTCGTTTCTTCATCTTCTGAACTCATTTCCACGAAAGCAAAGCCGCGTAAACGACCTGTTTCACGGTCAGTAGGTAGTTGAACACGCTTTACAGCACCATATTCTGCAAATACAGCACTTAGCGCATCTTGTGTAACATCATAGGAGAGGTTACCAACGTAAATTGACATTAAATGTCTCCAAAATCATAAGTTTGTAGAGATTTAGATTTCGGAGAGAAGTCTGTAATACCAAAAGGAAAAAGCCTGTCAATACTAAAAACAAACACTGTCGCCGAATTAATTCTCATTTCACTTCCCATGATGACATGGCAACTCACTTTCTGGGGAAATTTTTGAAAAACTGTTATAAAAAGTTATATAAAGTTGCTAGGCTATAGCGAACCGCATCGATGATATAAACTAACTCTCCACTCTCTTTTCTAAATACTGACCAATCATCAACTGCTCACCAGCACGGGAGATAATGGTTTGTCTGGTGCGGTATTTGCTGCCAATTAGCTTTAACTCTTCCTCAAACACTGAACCGTTGTATTCAGTTCGTAAACACAGTGTTTTCGGGTTGGAGAAATAATACTGGGCGGTGACTGGTTTGGATATGGCAAAACCGCGATCGCGATACAAAATGTTTCCCACAACCCCAAATATCGTCGAACCTTGCGACTCTTTTCTTGCTTTCAGTAGATCCGTACTTTCCCATGTAACTGCTGCACCACAGATCAAACTTCCTGTGTCAGCCAAATCGTGCATCTGAGCTAGCTTTTGCAATTCATCACTGCCCGGCTCAAGAAAATTGATCGTAACTATACTCTCCATTTCCTTGGTTTCTCCTTCAGGTAGGGTGTAGTAGCGCCGTTGCGATCGCCAATTACCCGCTGATTCTTGGAAAAATTCGGAAATCTGGGATTCGTCAGCAGTTTGTGCAATTTTTAACAGAGATGTCACGTCTTACCTTCCTCACCTAATCCAAATATATTTCTGGCAAAAGTTAATTCTTGCTGTTGTTGCCATAACACTGATTGCCCTGTCTCTTGCCATCTTACGCAAGGGGGTAAGAAAAAATAGTGTTTGCCATTACATTATAGACATAAAAAGCAATAAATCTTTAATATTTTTAACAATTAAAATACAGTAAATACATGAAGTTGCGGTAGAATGCAGTTCAATACTGTCAGTACTGAATATATAAAAACAAGAGTAATCATTTTTTAACACTGCCCATTATGTTAGGATGTGAAACTTTTTGGCTCATATCTTTAGAAAAAGCCAGATTTAGCCTATGGGTAGATTCCAGAAAAATGACAAATATTTATACTAAGTTTATAATTTGTTAACTGCAAGAAGATTATCTACCTCTGCGTCAGAAGTAGAGCGGTGAGAAGTTTTGGACTTTTGTGGGAAAACAGTAGTTTTTGATGCAAAAAATTACTGTCAGACAGCTTATTCATTCTCGCCGTTTTTTGTTAATGATATCTCTCAAAATTACTTGATTAAAACACGGCTGTTTAACCCCAAAAGCTCCCCAATAGGAGAAAAATAAATGATTTTGGACACAAATAAGCCGCACAAACAGGTGAAAATGACAGATCCAGTAGTCGCTAAAAAGCTAATTAATATCCAGTTAGATTCAGTTGTGAAGACTGAGGTAGCGATCGCAGATTTAAAGAGTAGACTTCTTGCAAAAAGTACTTGTGTAATAAGTAGGAAAGGTAAAGAGGGAAATTATTCCCTTTCTTCCAATTCTGTAAGAAGTTTATTAATTCCCTGTTTGGTAGGTATAGGACTGCTGACGGCGAGTTGCGGATCACTGCCCAAGGAATCAGCCGAAGCACAATCTCAGCAACCTGGTAGTGGAGAACGTGGTGGTGGAACGCCTGTAGATGCGGCGATCGCTCGAACTGACTCCCTGCAAACACAACCAGAATATACAGGTAATACAACACCTTTTCGGATTGTATCAGTGCGATCGCAGGTAGAAGCCCGGTTGTTGGCTTTGAACTTAGATGTGGGCGATACGGTAAAGCTTGGGCAAAACGTCGGGCAGTTAGATGATGCCATCCTTTTGACCGAATTAAAGCAAGCAGAAGCAGAACTAGCAGCCCTCAAATCAGAAGTAGCTAGGGCAACTAATCAGGTCAGTAATGCCCGTGCAGATGTTGAACGGGCGCGGCTAGAAGTGGTACAAGCTCAGTCAGACTCAAGACGGCAACAGGATCTATTCAAAGCTGGAGCGATCGCCCAACAATCAGCCGAACAAGCACGTACCCAGGCGCAAACAGCCGCCCAGGCACTCCGGGCAGCCCAAGAACAAGTCCGTACAGAACAGCAAGCCGTCGCTGCTGCCCAAGGTAGAGTACTTGCCCAACAAGCATTGGTTGCCCAAACCAAAGAGCGTAGGTCTTATGCTCGACTCACATCACCCATTACTGGCGTAGTCACAGAAAAGGTGACAGAACCAGGCAACCTTCTGCAAGCAGGTAGCGAAGTTTTAAAAATTGGCGACTTTAACCGTGTCAAAGTTGTCGTGCAAGTTTCCGAATTAGAACTGGCACAAATTCAGGTTGGGCAATCTGTACAAGTCCGCTTAGATGCCTTCCCCACCGAAACATTAATTGGCAGAGTTACGCGCATTTCCCCAGCTGCCGATGCCACATCTCGTTTGATACCTGTAGAGGTAGTGATTCCCAACAATCAAGGGAAGATTGGCAGCGGATTACTGGCGCGAGTCAATTTTGAAACTCAGACTCAACAGCGAGTAATAGTGCCACAAACAGCTATTCAAAAACAAGCCGGGGCAGCAAAAGGAGCAGGGACAGCGAAAAGAACTGGGGGAGAGCAAGAAAACCCATCTGGAACGCTATTTGTAGTGAAAGACACGGATGGTAAGACGAAAGTAGCAGCACGTGCTGTCACTTTAGGAAAAAGGGTTGATGGCAAAGTTGAAATTCTATCTGGCTTACAAACCGGGGAGCGCTATGTTGTTCGCAGTGGTCAACCCCTAAAAGATGGAGCCTCTGTACGTTTATCAATTCTTTCCGAAACAGCAGAGTCATCCCCTAAGGGGAATTAAAAATTCAAAATGTTTTTTGAAATTTTTCATTTTGCCTTTTTAATTGGAGCGCAGCGACAGTAATGCAGCAAGTAAAAAACGACGGCGGATTTAGTATCAGTGCTATATCAATCCGCCAACACATCGGCACACTCATGCTCACCCTCGCAGTGATAGTGTTGGGTGTCTTTTTTGTCGTCAAATTACCCGTGGATTTACTACCATCAATTACCTATCCTCGGATTGGTGTGCGAATACAAGCACCTGGAGTTTCCCCAGAGGTAGCAGTTGATGAAGTTACAAGACCCCTAGAAGAAGCCTTTGCGGCTACCGAGGGTGTAGTACAGATTTTTTCCCAAACTCGTGAGGGACAGATAAATTTGGATCTGTTCTTTCAACCAGGTGGCAATATTGACCAAGCTTTAAACGATGCCACAGCTGCTTTTAACAGAGCTAGAAGCACATTACCAGACGCCATCGAAGAACCACGCTTATTTAAAGTCGATCCTTCCCAATTGCCAGTTTACGAATTGGCATTAACTTCGCCCTCCCTAGAAGGCGTTGATTTGCGCGTTTTTGCCGAAGAAGAACTAGCCCGCGAACTGAGTGTTGTATCCGGAGTCGCAGGGGTAGATATATCGGGAGGAGTTCAAGAAGAAGTTAGGGTAAATATTGATTTAGATCGGTTGCAAGCTTTGGGTGTCGGTTTGACCGATGTCTTAGATGAACTCAGAGATCGCAACATAGATATTTCTGGCGGTCGGATTTTAGGGCAGAATTCTGAACCATTAACCCGTACCGTTGGGCGGTTTCAAAATGCCAATGAAATCAGTAATCTTTCTTTTGAAGTCTCTTCCCCTTCTTCCCCAGTCACCAGTACCCAGTCCCCACTCGCCAGTACCCAATCCCCAGTCCCCAACCGCCGCGTCTATTTGCGCGACTTTGCCGAAGTCATTGATGGCTCAGAACAACAACGGGTATACGTTCTACTCAACGGGGAAGAAGCTGTAAAAGTTAGCATCCAAAAACAGCCCGATGCTAACACCATCAATGTTGTCGAGGGTGTGAAAAAACGTTTAGAAGAACTCCGGCAATCTGGGGTAATTCCCGAAGGGACAATTCTTACACCCACCTTGGATGAATCACGGTTTATTAGCAATTCCATCTCGAATGTTACCAGCTCTGGGTTGATCGGCACTGCACTAGCTGCGATCGCAGTTCTCCTATTTCTTGGTTCTCTACGACAAACTTTCATTATCGTCCTAGCCATTCCCTTAGCAACCCTAGCTGCCATCATCTTGATGGGCCTATTTGGCTTATCTCTCAACGTTTTTAGTTTGGGTGGTCTAGCGTTAGGTGTGGGTATTGTGGTAGATAACTCCATCGTCATGTTGGAAAACATTGCCGAGGGGGCTGGGATGACTCCCGGTAAGGATAATAAAACCCGCTTGAATTCACAGCAACTAATTTATCAAGCAGAAAAAAGTAGCCAAGAAGTAGAATCAGCTTTAATTGCTTCTACTAGTACAAACTTGGTAGCAGTGTTACCGTTTTTGCTGATCGGCGGCTTTATCGCACTACTATTTAATGAGTTAATTCTCACCATCACCTTTTCGGTTGCAGCTTCAATTTTGATTGCCGTAACCGTTGTGCCGATGCTTGCCTCTCGGATGTTGGCATGGAAGTTTTCTAGCCGTTTGAGCGAATTTTGGCTTTTGCAAAAGTTTAATAACCGCTTTGATGCTTCTACGAGAGGATACGGCAGTTTTTTAGCAGGGATATTACGCTGGCGGGTGGCTACGGTAGCGATCGCTATTATCGTTTTTGGCGGCGGCAGTTTGTGGATGGCACCGCAAATTCCCCAAGAAATTCTCCCCCGCATCAACACCGGACAAGCCAACTTAAACGCCCAATTTCCTCCCGGTACACCTTTAGAAACCAACCAAAAAGTAATGGTTGCGGTGGATGAGATTATCCGCAAGCAGCCAGAAACAGAATATGTTTTCTCTACAATTGGTGGCTCCCTGTTTGGGAACACTACCAATGCTAATGCCCTACGAGCTTCCAGCAACATTACCCTGAAGACAGGTACTAATGTCCAAGCTTATGTAGAAAGAGTTACCCAAGAGTTAAATAAGCTAAATTTAGCAGGAATTCGCCTGCGCCTTTCCCCTGGTCAAGTACGGGGTTTGATTCTCAGCAACTCTCCGATACGTGGTGCTGATGTTGACGTGATGCTTCAGGGAAATGACGTAAATAATTTAGAAGAAGCTGGTCGTCAGGTACTAGCAGCCTTGGAAGAACAAGCTACATTAGCGAGATTTCGTCCTGATGCAGACGATCGCCAACCAGAAATTCAGATTCTTCCTGATTGGGAGAGAGTTTCAGCTTTGGGTTTAACTACCACACAAATTGGGGAAACAATTCAGACTGCTCTTGAAGGTAGCGTACCAACTCAGTTGCAACGCGGCAACCGTTTAGTCGATGTTCGCGTAAAGTTGAATGAAAAATCATTGCAAGCAGCTTCTCAGTTGCAGAGGTTGCCGTTGTTTGTCGATAACAATCGCCAAATTCGCTTGAGTGATGTTGCCAAAATTGCTGAAGCTCAAGCTCCAGGAGAAGTTCAGCGAATTAACCAGCGTCAGGTTTTCTTAATTGCTGGCAACTTAACTGAGGGAGCTAGCCTTAGTGACGCCCTAGAACAGGTCAGTACGATCATAGACAGTATAGATTTACCTGATGGCGTTAGTCTATTGCCTAGTTCAGCAGCTGAATCTAATCAGCAACTCCAAAGCTCACTACAACTATTAGGTGGATTAGCTGCCTTTCTAGTCTTTGTGGTCA encodes:
- a CDS encoding PEP-CTERM sorting domain-containing protein (PEP-CTERM proteins occur, often in large numbers, in the proteomes of bacteria that also encode an exosortase, a predicted intramembrane cysteine proteinase. The presence of a PEP-CTERM domain at a protein's C-terminus predicts cleavage within the sorting domain, followed by covalent anchoring to some some component of the (usually Gram-negative) cell surface. Many PEP-CTERM proteins exhibit an unusual sequence composition that includes large numbers of potential glycosylation sites. Expression of one such protein has been shown restore the ability of a bacterium to form floc, a type of biofilm.), with protein sequence MKSISKLAVVTIGSVALSLGIVGNGQEAHASGLINGGFEQTLVPSNQSWASIDESLIPGWETTATDNKIEIQTPRLFHGGALGTDQYAELNANQISTLYQDVETTSGSTMFWRFFHRGRQGVDTMRLSIIDLATNSTLFSQIYNTDNTAWVEYQGTTVATGGTTRWQFDSVAAAGGNPTIGNFLDEVYFAEKPPEGFQTVPEPASVLGLLAMGAFGMISTRKRKQLNIGN
- a CDS encoding metallophosphoesterase translates to MKLISDPPIPVKIQKMKERVRWMHPSFVQRGIDQTSLVIDDRRQDNPEFSFIVIGDSGTKSHSRHHPQRQVAELMLPHRDDCSFVLHTGDVIYVVGSQEYYSTNFIEPYREFLVGGDNPKSIPYDRMVFNLPFLPVLGNHDYYDVPLMYRLLTGTTSSIRRLFRYKDIEIGWHGSYQGNAYARAFMDYTQAMSPQELERHLDRHYTAKTDTGRCLRYQPGQFTRLPNRYYTFRYGGIDFFALDSNTFNTPSPLPATQEGEIYRRELQKRRDEIDQEELQILKICDRLNPDKPSEAEQLDDLSAKLDQINEIKIDIEKQLASHKMPAIDFEQLEWLRSRLIESWNTSEVRGRVIFFHHPPYVTEATKWNQAQTLAVRHRLRWVFEQVAQTLGSLIKERPIVDLILNGHAHCLEHLCTTDTGFADSHINCIISGGSGHRPRYQRRGGTELMETFAEIAGKPTRKVADSMLFVGRHDYNFQNRLPYSCVRIDVLDGRPPKFIIRPLITERVEEKWHNSELEPFVI
- a CDS encoding ABC transporter substrate-binding protein, encoding MSHYFRSLLLVLLVGIVALVGCQSILPGVKEDKIIHLTLWQGVNPPPNRDVLQKLVDKFNQSHPDIQVESLYVGQQDQQTPKILAAVVGNAPPDLLWYNPTIAGQLVELDAILPLDEMLEKSSIKAEIDPALYESMKYNGNIWSVPFATNNVGIFYRPSLFKAAGITELPRTWQEFGQVARKLTRDTNGDGRTDQYGMFLPLGKGEFTVFTWLPFMWSGGGELVSGDSQNAAAVDLQENQGAIAALQFWRNLITDGSAILSGPERGYETDDLLTGRVAMQLNGPWTLGQFQETGVDFDVFPIPVGEKPATVIGGENLFFFKTTPERERAAFKFVEYALSEEFQTELALETGYLPVNLKSRQSSKYQDFVNEIPQVKVFLDQAKYGRSRPIFPGYNRISDSVGRAIESVLLGKSSPADSLKVTQQRLDLIFK
- a CDS encoding YebC/PmpR family DNA-binding transcriptional regulator, which codes for MAGHSKWANIKRQKAVVDAKKGKTFTQLSRAIIVAARSGVPDPALNFQLRTAIDKAKAASIPNDNIERAIAKGAGNFGGDSATFEAIRYEGYGPGGVAILIEALTDNRNRTAADLRVAFSKNGGNLGETGCVSWMFDQKGVCLVQGVVDEEQLLEASLEGGAQSYEMNEDEMAEVFTDIANLETLSQTLKNQGIKVIDAELRWIPSNSVEVTDPDQARSLFKLIDTLEGLDDVQNVTANFEITEELMALSIF
- a CDS encoding type II toxin-antitoxin system VapC family toxin; its protein translation is MHSEVFLDTSFAIALSAPSDRLHDRALHLAKMLQAAETRLVTTQAVMLEIGNALSQQPYRQAAIILLNSLVADSKVEIVPLSQELYERAFELYRERTEKEWGFIDCVSFIVMEYSGITEALTADEHFQQAGFRALLRENLP